CTAATTGATACATGGTCATCTataccatataatttttaatcaaaattgtgacgattagattaaatttaaattaataattttactataaatataccatataatatattaccttcaGTTTCAATGGTATCTAGCTTAATCAAATTTCTTGTAAGCATCTCatccaaataaatatattgcttATCAAGACGAGAGGAACCCGAAAATTGATTAACAGCTACTGCCAATTCTTCTACATCAGCTTGAACGATTTGCACTTTTTCCAAAGCGTCTACTGGTTTTACTTGTTGGCGCGGAGTGGGTGGAGGAGTAGATTTGGTTTCTTGTGGAGGAGTTTGCTGACGATGTTGGGAAGGTGGGGTTTGACGGCGTTGTGCAGTATTTTGGTCATGAAAGGAATGATGTTGTGCAAATGGAGTTTGTTTACTAGCAGATCGTTTTGGCAAAGTTGAactgttattatcattaaatctTTGATCAACATTTTTTGGATACACTGGTTCAGAACGGCCTTCCACATAAATCGGAATGTGTCGCACATTAGGTTGTTTTTGAGTTCCGTGAGATGGTGTAGATGAATCAGTTTGAGGTTGTGTTTGGGGTTGAATATTTTCAGACTGATTATTAATAGGATTTACTGGTGTAAATTCTAATTTAGATACAAATCTTTGAGGTTTATCATCATTTTCCTGAGATcttgaattattttcaaacgGATGCTGGTGTTGCTTATCCATGTTTTCTTCAAATCGTTTTTTATCAGGACTAGAATCAGTATGGTCGCTGTAATTGTGATTGAGATCTGATGGTCCCTCAGGTGCGTTATCTTCTCCAGACACAGTGCGTTTACGGCTCCAACTCTTAGAGCTAGGTTCACCTCCCCAAGGTGGACAACGCAAATGACCGGCAAGATCTGGATGTCTTTTGGCTAAATCTTCTAAATGTGAACGAACACTCGAATGACCTCTTAGCATGTCATCATCAAACGGAAATTcttcctaaaaaataataaatagttttaaaaaaatgtacatgtaTGCCTCGTAACTGTTACGGAAATACagccaaaatataatattcataaatccatttatttttttcaaatgcaatttactaataataaaaaaaaacttggacTAGTTTATGGTGTTAAGCAACAaaagtaactaaatattatggaaTTCTGCATAGATAAAATggaatgtgtaaaatataattatatttgacagTTCAAGtgatcattaattataaagaaatgAATGTTgaccacataataataaatattataattaattcccACTATCTGTTTACCCGGGTATGATTTTTCGCACATTGAAGTAACGACTAACGCCTGTGTGTGGGAGGGGAAGACCATGAAGATCAGTTTCAATTACAACAACAAGCCACGACAATGCAACATAATTTCAAAAgagcaaattaataaaaaagaattgttTTTAATCCTGTTAGTTTGTAATACTGACttaaaaattttgtaattggttttaaaaatataacgaatatcgttattatttatttgtatattttatttttaaataaaaaataattttgatgcaTTACTTTCaagttaaattactaaaataagatAATTCGAATTTGTTTAGATTCATCGGTGATTGTCAATATGTATTTGAGTCTTTGATAGTAATTACATAATCAGACGTATTCATAACAGATCTAATATATTCTAATGATTCATTTACCTTaagtaaaaatcaataaattatacgtatgtgatataatattcttactctAGACTATGGTATGGAATACTATAGAAAATAAACATGATGAGcaaacataataactaataagtaataagtaataatatattataaaatacatattattcaacTCCAAAAATCACTATTTTACGATCGGACATTTTTATATCATCAATAGTAATgttacaaaacattaaacaagTAGTGTCGGCCGTCGACGGATAACATGAAATAGAAACGCAGCCAAGATT
This portion of the Acyrthosiphon pisum isolate AL4f chromosome A1, pea_aphid_22Mar2018_4r6ur, whole genome shotgun sequence genome encodes:
- the LOC100161093 gene encoding BAG domain-containing protein Samui isoform X2, producing the protein MEAAKINPVIYPLSPSHSSTLEEFPFDDDMLRGHSSVRSHLEDLAKRHPDLAGHLRCPPWGGEPSSKSWSRKRTVSGEDNAPEGPSDLNHNYSDHTDSSPDKKRFEENMDKQHQHPFENNSRSQENDDKPQRFVSKLEFTPVNPINNQSENIQPQTQPQTDSSTPSHGTQKQPNVRHIPIYVEGRSEPVYPKNVDQRFNDNNSSTLPKRSASKQTPFAQHHSFHDQNTAQRRQTPPSQHRQQTPPQETKSTPPPTPRQQVKPVDALEKVQIVQADVEELAVAVNQFSGSSRLDKQYIYLDEMLTRNLIKLDTIETEGRDDVRMARKKAIKTIQDTISVLEIKAPQPQEELTVEELSGNSTETAQVENETSDTQKVESNN
- the LOC100161093 gene encoding BAG domain-containing protein Samui isoform X1, with the translated sequence MPFGDRRDRNKSKLSDRIRGKSTDEILEEINREFGNTGGNSMFFDKSDSRTSPQREEFPFDDDMLRGHSSVRSHLEDLAKRHPDLAGHLRCPPWGGEPSSKSWSRKRTVSGEDNAPEGPSDLNHNYSDHTDSSPDKKRFEENMDKQHQHPFENNSRSQENDDKPQRFVSKLEFTPVNPINNQSENIQPQTQPQTDSSTPSHGTQKQPNVRHIPIYVEGRSEPVYPKNVDQRFNDNNSSTLPKRSASKQTPFAQHHSFHDQNTAQRRQTPPSQHRQQTPPQETKSTPPPTPRQQVKPVDALEKVQIVQADVEELAVAVNQFSGSSRLDKQYIYLDEMLTRNLIKLDTIETEGRDDVRMARKKAIKTIQDTISVLEIKAPQPQEELTVEELSGNSTETAQVENETSDTQKVESNN